TCTCTTCATAGAAAAGCGCACCGGAAGCGGCAGTCTTCGTTTCATTGTTTATTTTTATCCTTGCCTGAACGTCTGTTGAAAGCTTTACAAAATCCTTGAAGGCATCTTCAGGGAGGATGAGTAAATCAGTTTTAGCCTTTTCTTTCCAGAATTGGTATTCAGCGCAATCAGGGAAGGCGTTTTTCGATAACCATTCTGCAATAATCTTTACATCGTTGTTTTCCTGAAAATCAAATGCATATTCCTCAAGCAAGACCGTTCCATCTTCACATAAACCGCTTCCTTGAATTCCAAAAACCTGATTATCTTGTGGCTCTTGTGGAATATTCCAGTTGACACTTGCTGCTTTAGCCATAGTCAAATCGCGCTTTAGTCTGCTCAGAGCAAAGCAAGACGTTGTGTAGGCAAAGACGCCCTTCATTGACCTTACCGGAAACAGGAGAAGCCTGCCATCTGTAAATGTTGCGGCCCCTGTAAATGCCTCTCCACCACCAATGGTGTCAGGTCCAAAAATCAGGTTTATTTTTGTTTCTTCATTTTTGTTGTTTGTTTCCATCCAGTCCCTAACTGCCCCTTTAATCCCAGATGCCTGCAACACCGGATAATCCGTATACTTTTCCCTCTGGATCGGTAGATCAATTACGCCAAGGCTTGTGCCGCTTCCTGCGTGCAGGGACGTCTCCGTATAGATAAACATCAGACTTGCTTCTTTGAACATGTCAGTATCCTCCAATAATAGTAATTCCAAAACCCTCGTTTCGTTTTTCCGTTGAGATGGATTTCAGCCAGAAGGCATCAAATACTTCATCAATACTGCCTTTTTCCAATTGAAGATAGAAGATGCTTCCGGCGGATACCGCCCTTTTCATATCTTTTGGCGTCTTTTTTACCAGGTCAAACCCCCCAATATGGACTGGTTTTCCAAGTGCGGCGGATATAAGCTTAAGGGTAATATTATTTACTGTCCCTATGCCGCTATTCGCATCTATCCAGTCAGGCATCCAGCCTTTCTCAAATATTGCAGGGGTCAGGAAAATTATTTTAAACAGTCCGGTGTCTTTTATCTTGTTTTTAACCTTTTCCTTATCAGGCAAAGAAAATGGAGATTCCTTATAAAATGCCGAGCGGTGGTCGCCACCTAATCGCAGCAGTCCTTGTGATGGAAAATTTTCTACCCCATCTAATTCAACTGCAAATCCAATATCTTTTGCGAACCTGAAATATTCCACACTGTAAAGCGCTCCTGTGGCCACAGTCTTTGTAGTCCTGTCCTTTTTAATTCCAACCCTTTCATCCTTCATATAAAGGCTCTCGCTCTGTATGATTTCGCCTGTATCAGGAATTTTTCCAGTAAGATAAGACTCCATTGCTTTTAATGATAAAAAACCATTTACTTCTTCTATTGGATTTTCTGTTTTTAACCACAGTGGAGTTAATGACACAATGGGGAGGTTACTGGTAACTTTATTGCCAAGTGATTCACAGGGTGTTAGCAAGAATGGGTCGTTACCATCCTTTCCCTTTGTTTTCATCATGTCCTTTGGAACAGGGAATATGGGGTGTATATAATCATCTGTTTTTCTTGCAATAAAGAAGTTATTAATAGCAAGGTTTCCT
The Candidatus Brocadiaceae bacterium DNA segment above includes these coding regions:
- the cmr4 gene encoding type III-B CRISPR module RAMP protein Cmr4, whose translation is MFKEASLMFIYTETSLHAGSGTSLGVIDLPIQREKYTDYPVLQASGIKGAVRDWMETNNKNEETKINLIFGPDTIGGGEAFTGAATFTDGRLLLFPVRSMKGVFAYTTSCFALSRLKRDLTMAKAASVNWNIPQEPQDNQVFGIQGSGLCEDGTVLLEEYAFDFQENNDVKIIAEWLSKNAFPDCAEYQFWKEKAKTDLLILPEDAFKDFVKLSTDVQARIKINNETKTAASGALFYEETLTPDTLLYSVVMANDPFRDEENRPVGLKNAKDIMVFISKLNGKRAQFGGDTTIGRGIVNIRLLNGSNAQPNNTNITGDNK
- the cmr3 gene encoding type III-B CRISPR module-associated protein Cmr3 — encoded protein: MKIFIEPNDVLMFRDGKPFSGGDDHYARGIFPPPPSTFYGALRSKILSEKYPQYESFKNGEVPEDIRKEIGTPSEQGNLAINNFFIARKTDDYIHPIFPVPKDMMKTKGKDGNDPFLLTPCESLGNKVTSNLPIVSLTPLWLKTENPIEEVNGFLSLKAMESYLTGKIPDTGEIIQSESLYMKDERVGIKKDRTTKTVATGALYSVEYFRFAKDIGFAVELDGVENFPSQGLLRLGGDHRSAFYKESPFSLPDKEKVKNKIKDTGLFKIIFLTPAIFEKGWMPDWIDANSGIGTVNNITLKLISAALGKPVHIGGFDLVKKTPKDMKRAVSAGSIFYLQLEKGSIDEVFDAFWLKSISTEKRNEGFGITIIGGY